A region from the Vicia villosa cultivar HV-30 ecotype Madison, WI linkage group LG3, Vvil1.0, whole genome shotgun sequence genome encodes:
- the LOC131662009 gene encoding uncharacterized protein LOC131662009 has translation MDFDEYDYLEKTVEELQEDKDSSRKKKIDTADIKSERTYRKRDVDDDLNGEDRRSKRSRGEDENGSKKDRDRDRDREKDRDRERSSGRHRERERDRDGEKGSREKERERDGEKGSRDREKDKDRDREREKERERRDKEREKERERREREREKEREREKEEKERPRRSMSRPERDRGERVERERDFENRDGRRFRDKKDNVEPEADPERDQRTVFAYQMPLKATERDVYEFFSKAGKVRDVRLIMDRNSRRSKGVGYIEFYDAMSVPMAIAISGQLLLGQPVMVKPSEAEKNLVQSTASSGAAGVVGPYGAVDRKLYVGNLHFNMTEANLREIFEPFGQIEVVQLPLDMETGHCKGFGFVQFAHLEHAKAAQSLNGKLEIAGRTIKVSSVTDHVGSQDTTAKSADFDDDEGGLTLNAHSRALLMQRLAGADIPTSIGVPIVNGSVPVQQAFSMPIGNPGVIPASGLPTQVMPTPVVEPVGIPSECLLLKNMFDPSTETEPDFDIDIKEDVEEECSKYGRVKHIYVDKRSAGFVYLQFDTVEASSAAQRAMHMRWFARRLITAIFMQPHLYEAKFNGES, from the exons ATGGACTTCGACGAGTACGACTACTTGGAGAAGACGGTGGAGGAGCTTCAGGAAGACAAAGATTCTTCCCGAAAGAAGAAAATTGACACCGCCGACATTAAATCCGAGAGGACTTACCGGAAGCGCGATGTTGACGACGATCTGAACGGCGAAGATAGGCGGAGCAAAAGGTCTCGTGGCGAAGACGAGAATGGCTCTAAAAAAGATCGCGATAGAGATAGAGACAGAGAGAAAGATCGTGACCGTGAACGATCTTCCGGCCGCCATAGGGAGAGGGAGAGAGATAGGGATGGAGAGAAAGGTagtagagagaaagagagggagAGGGACGGAGAGAAAGGTAGTAGAGACAGAGAGAAAGATAAGGATAGGGATAGAGAGAGGGAGAAGGAGAGGGAGAGGAGGGATAAGGAAAGGGAAAAGGAACGGGAAagaagagagagggagagagagaaggAACGGGAGAGGGAAAAGGAGGAGAAAGAGAGACCTAGGAGAAGTATGAGTCGTCCTGAGAGAGATAGAGGAGAAAGAGTAGAAAGAGAGCGGGATTTCGAAAATAGAGATGGCAG GAGGTTCAGGGATAAAAAAGATAACGTGGAACCTGAAGCAGACCCAGAAAGGGATCAGAGAACTGTTTTTGCCTATCAG ATGCCTTTAAAAGCAACAGAGAGAGATGTATACGAGTTCTTCTCAAAAGCTGGCAAG GTGAGAGATGTCCGTCTAATCATGGATCGGAACTCAAGAAGATCTAAAGGAGTTGG GTATATTGAATTTTATGATGCGATGTCAGTGCCAATGGCAATTGCTATCTCCGGCCAATTACTTCTTGGGCAGCCTGTAATGGTGAAACCTTCTGAAGCTGAAAAAAATCTTGTTCAGTCTACTGCTTCCAGTGGAGCTGCTGGTGTAGTAGGACCATATGGAGCAGTGGACAGAAAATTGTATGTGGGGAATCTTCATTTCAACATGACCGAGGCTAATCTGCGAGAG ATTTTTGAGCCATTTGGTCAGATTGAGGTTGTACAATTACCTCTTGACATGGAGACAGGACACTGCAAAGGTTTTGGGTTTGTTCAG TTTGCCCATCTTGAACATGCCAAGGCAGCTCAGAGTTTAAATGGAAAATTGGAGATTGCTGGCAGAACTATAAag GTTTCATCTGTTACAGATCATGTTGGAAGTCAAGATACAACTGCAAAATCTgcagattttgatgatgatgaaggtgGATTG ACTTTAAATGCCCATTCAAGAGCATTGCTTATGCAAAGGTTGGCTGGTGCTGACATTCCCACAAG CATTGGTGTGCCAATAGTGAATGGATCAGTTCCTGTTCAGCAGGCTTTTAGCATGCCTATCGGTAATCCAGGTGTTATACCTGCCTCCGGTCTACCAACACAAGTTATGCCTACCCCTGTGGTAGAACCAGTTGGAATCCCCAGTGAGTGTTTATTATTGAAGAATATGTTTGATCCAAGCACCGAG ACTGAACCAGATTTTGATATAGACATTAAAGAGGATGTAGAGGAGGAGTGTTCTAAGTATGGCCGAGTGAAGCATATTTATGTCGACAA AAGAAGTGCAGGTTTTGTGTACTTGCAGTTTGACACAGTTGAAGCATCAAGTGCCGCACAACGGGCAATGCACATGAGATGGTTTGCACGAAGGCTGATTACAGCTATCTTCATG CAACCACATTTATATGAAGCTAAGTTTAACGGGGAATCTTGA
- the LOC131656175 gene encoding ribonucleoside-diphosphate reductase large subunit-like, with the protein MYVVKRDGRQETVHFDKITARLKKLSYGLSTEHCDPVLVSQKVCAGVYRGVTTSQLDELAAETAAGMTANHPDYASLAARIAVSNLHKNTKKSFSETVKIMYNHFNHRSGKKAPLIADDVYEIIIENAARLDSEIIYDRDFDYDYFGFKTLERSYLLKVDGTVVERPQHMIMRVSVGIHKHDIESAVKTYHLMSQRWFTHASPTLFNAGTPRPQLSSCFLVCMKDDSIEGIYDTLKECAVISKSAGGIGVSVHNIRAYGSYIRGTNGTSNGIIPMLRVFNDTARYVDQGGGKRKGAFAVYLEPWHADIFEFLELKINHGKEEQRARDLFYALWVPDLFMERVRSNGDWSLFCPNEAPGLADCWGEEYENLYTQYERAGKAKKVVQAQSLWFAILKSQIETGNPYMLFKDACNRKSNQQNLGTIKSSNLCTEIIEYTSPTETAVCNLASIALPRYVRDKGVPVESHQSKLVGSRGSSTRFFDFEKLAEVTAVVTTNLNKIIDVNYYPVVTAERSNMRHRPIGIGVQGLADTFILLGMAFDSPEAQQLNKDIFETIYYHALKTSCELAAKEGTYETYNGSPVSKGILQPDMWGVTPSDLWDWSALRKMISEKGVRNSLLVAPMPTASTSQILGNNECFEPYTSNIYNRRVLSGEFVVVNKHLLHDLTEMGLWNPALKNKIIYDNGSVQNLSEIPAELKGIYKTVWEIKQKILVDMAVDRGCYIDQSQSLNIHMDKPNFGKLTSLHFYAWSKGLKTGMYYLRTRAASDAIKFTVDTSAIKEQAKAEEADLDEDAKMAQMVCSLTNRDDCLACGS; encoded by the exons ATGTACGTCGTTAAGAGAGACGGACGTCAAGAGACTGTTCATTTCGATAAGATTACGGCGCGCTTGAAGAAACTCAGTTACGGTTTGAGCACTGAGCACTGTGACCCTGTTTTGGTTTCTCAGAAGGTTTGTGCTGGCGTTTACCGAGGTGTGACTACTAGTCAACTTGATGAATTGGCCGCTGAAACCGCCGCCGGCATGACGGCTAACCACCCCGATTATGCTTCC ttggCTGCTAGGATTGCTGTTTCGAATCTGCATAAGAACACTAAGAAATCGTTTTCTGAAAC TGTGAAGATTATGTATAATCATTTCAACCATAGATCTGGGAAGAAAGCTCCTTTGATTGCCGATGATGTATATGAAATTATCATTGAG aATGCGGCTCGATTGGACAGTGAGATAATTTATGACAGGGATTTTGACTATGATTACTTCGGATTCAAAACCCTGGAGAGGTCTTATCTGTTGAAAGTTGATGGAACTGTTGTGGAGAGGCCTCAACATATGATTATGAGGGTTTCTGTTGGGATTCACAAGCATGATATTGAATCTGCTGTTAAGACTTATCATTTGATGTCTCAGAGATGGTTTACTCATGCTTCTCCAACTCTTTTTAATGCTGGAACACCTAGGCCTCAG TTGAGTAGTTGCTTCTTGGTATGCATGAAAGATGATAGTATTGAGGGGATTTACGATACATTGAAGGAGTGCGCTGTCATTAGTAAATCTGCAGGAGGAATTGGTGTCTCTGTTCATAACATAAGGGCATATGGCAGCTACATTCGTGGAACAAATGGGACATCAAATGGTATCATCCCAATGCTGCGTGTGTTTAATGACACTGCCCGTTATGTTGACCAGGGAGGAGGCAAGAGAAAAG GTGCCTTTGCTGTATACTTGGAACCATGGCATGCTGATATATTTGAATTCTTGGAATTGAAAATAAACCATGGAAAG GAAGAACAACGTGCACGGGATTTATTTTATGCCCTTTGGGTGCCTGATCTTTTTATGGAAAGAGTTCGGAGCAATGGTGATTGGTCCTTGTTTTGCCCCAACGAGGCACCTGGTTTGGCAGACTGTTGGGGTGAAGAGTATGAGAATCTGTACACCCAGTATGAAAGAGCT GGAAAAGCAAAGAAGGTTGTTCAAGCGCAGAGTCTTTGGTTTGCAATTTTGAAGTCTCAGATAGAAACTGGAAATCCTTACATGCTTTTTAAG gaTGCTTGCAATAGGAAAAGCAACCAACAGAATCTTGGCACAATAAAGTCATCAAACCTGTGCACTGAGATAATTGAGTACACAAGTCCAACTGAGACTGCTGTATGTAACCTTGCATCAATTGCACTACCTCGATATGTAAGAGATAAG GGTGTACCTGTGGAGTCTCATCAGTCTAAGCTTGTTGGGAGCAGAGGTTCTAGTACTCGGTTTTTTGACTTTGAAAAACTAGCAGAG GTTACTGCTGTGGTGACAACAaaccttaataaaataattgatgTGAACTACTACCCAGTTGTAACTGCTGAAAGGTCAAACATGCGACACCGACCCATTGGTATTGGAGTTCAGGGTCTTGCTGATACCTTTATACTATTAGGAATGGCATTTGATTCCCCAGAG GCTCAACAGTTAAACAAGGACATTTTTGAGACTATATACTATCATGCTCTAAAGACTTCTTGTGAATTGGCTGCAAAAGAAGGCACTTATGAAACATATAATGGTAGTCCTGTAAGCAAG GGAATTCTTCAGCCTGACATGTGGGGTGTGACGCCCTCTGATTTGTGGGATTGGAGTGCACTTCGGAAGATGATATCAGAGAAAGGTGTGCGTAATTCACTTCTTGTTGCCCCTATGCCAACCGCATCTACCAGTCAAATTCTTGGCAATAATGAGTGTTTTGAACCATATACTTCTAATATCTACAATCGCAGAGTGCTAAG TGGTGAGTTTGTTGTAGTGAACAAGCACCTTCTTCATGATTTGACTGAAATGGGACTGTGGAATCCTGCACTTAAGAATAAGATTATCTATGACAATGGTTCAGTACAAAATCTCTCTGAAATACCAGCTGAACTGAAAGGCATATACAA AACTGTTTGGGAGATCAAGCAAAAGATATTGGTAGACATGGCTGTTGATCGAGGATGCTACATAGATCAGAGTCAAAGTTTAAATATACACATGGACAAACCTAACTTTGGAAAGTTGACTTCCTTGCATTTTTATGCATGGTCAAAG GGTTTGAAGACTGGGATGTACTACCTCCGAACCAGGGCTGCAAGTGATGCCATCAAATTTACAGTTGATACCTCTGCCATTAAA GAGCAAGCAAAGGCAGAGGAGGCTGATCTTGATGAAGATGCCAAGATGGCACAGATGGTGTGCTCATTGACGAACAGAGATGACTGTTTGGCCTGTGGAAGTTAA